A section of the Spirosoma pollinicola genome encodes:
- a CDS encoding EamA family transporter, translating into MNERIKGLLIIVGLELISVLGDYFIKKASLQTGWVGWRQLVIGGLIYGATAMGWFYVMRTFKLFTIGLIHSLLAIALSVLLSQLFFEEKITPREIVGIVLGLASIVLLIRYQG; encoded by the coding sequence ATGAACGAACGAATCAAGGGGCTCCTTATCATAGTGGGCCTTGAATTGATCTCTGTATTGGGCGACTATTTCATTAAAAAGGCATCGCTGCAAACGGGTTGGGTTGGCTGGCGGCAACTAGTAATTGGAGGGCTGATTTATGGAGCTACGGCTATGGGCTGGTTCTACGTGATGCGGACGTTTAAACTCTTCACCATTGGGCTTATTCACTCGCTATTGGCCATTGCGCTGAGTGTATTGCTGAGTCAGTTGTTTTTTGAGGAAAAGATCACCCCTAGGGAGATAGTCGGTATTGTGCTTGGTCTGGCCTCGATCGTTCTGTTGATCCGATATCAGGGATGA
- a CDS encoding SET domain-containing protein, which translates to MIHPDTYVHNTTKGLGLFAKRRFERGEIIWIIDDIDAKLALPHYFALDALQQKKLNIYSYLDNQNRVIIPWDEGKYVNHSCAPNSTGLLEFDNISVALRTIEPDEEIVEDYSSYYGHFESFICYCGASSCRGFVTQNRPFQAELRLTLAEIAPALLSMPQTLLTIQSSENDLFLSTLQNVTFLAKS; encoded by the coding sequence ATGATTCATCCGGACACTTACGTGCATAACACAACAAAAGGCCTGGGGCTTTTTGCGAAACGACGTTTTGAACGGGGTGAGATCATTTGGATTATTGATGATATCGACGCGAAACTAGCGTTGCCTCACTACTTCGCTCTCGACGCATTACAGCAGAAAAAACTAAATATCTATAGCTACCTCGACAACCAAAACCGGGTCATTATTCCCTGGGACGAAGGCAAGTACGTGAACCATTCCTGCGCGCCAAACTCAACAGGCTTACTGGAATTCGACAACATCAGTGTGGCTCTGCGCACCATTGAGCCGGACGAGGAAATAGTAGAAGATTATAGTAGCTACTACGGTCATTTCGAAAGCTTTATCTGTTACTGCGGTGCTTCCTCCTGTCGGGGATTTGTAACACAAAATCGTCCATTTCAGGCGGAACTACGGCTGACATTAGCCGAGATTGCCCCAGCTTTGCTTAGTATGCCACAAACCTTGCTGACCATACAATCGTCAGAAAATGACCTATTCCTGTCTACCCTGCAAAACGTCACTTTTCTGGCAAAATCATGA